A single Populus alba chromosome 7, ASM523922v2, whole genome shotgun sequence DNA region contains:
- the LOC140955773 gene encoding cytochrome P450 71AU50-like produces MAWILTTLALIALAFYLRAWLSKRKIKDSKLPLGPVGFPIFGSLHLLGKFPHHDLHRLAKKYGPIMYMRLGLVPTVVVSSPRAAELILKTNDLVFASRPSNEAAKHISYEQKNLSFAPYGSYWRNVRKMCTLELLSNHKINSFMSTRKEELDLLIDYIKDASRERVAVDLGAKVSSLSADISCRMVLGKKYLENEFDEKGFKPVTHEVMRLAASFNLGDYIPPIAPLDLQGLTKRMKAVGKVFDEFFEKSIVG; encoded by the coding sequence ATGGCTTGGATACTAACCACTCTAGCCTTGATTGCGCTCGCTTTCTACCTCCGAGCTTGGCTGtcgaaaagaaaaattaaggataGCAAGTTACCCCTGGGCCCTGTAGGGTTTCCTATATTTGGTAGCTTACATTTGTTAGGGAAGTTCCCTCACCATGACTTGCATCGACTAGCAAAGAAGTACGGCCCTATCATGTATATGCGGTTAGGCTTGGTGCCTACTGTAGTTGTCTCATCGCCTCGGGCTGCCGAATTGATTCTTAAGACCAATGACCTCGTCTTTGCTAGTAGGCCATCAAATGAGGCTGCGAAGCATATCTCTTACGAGCAGAAGAACTTATCATTTGCTCCATATGGCTCTTATTGGCGCAACGTGCGGAAGATGTGTACCCTTGAGTTGCTTAGCaaccataaaataaattctttcatGTCCACGAGGAAAGAAGAGCTTGACCTCTTGATTGACTACATTAAAGATGCTTCTCGTGAGCGTGTTGCCGTTGATCTTGGTGCCAAGGTCTCATCTCTAAGCGCTGACATCAGTTGTAGGATGGTTTTAGGAAAGAAATACTTGGAAAACGAATTTGATGAGAAGGGGTTCAAACCAGTGACTCATGAGGTCATGCGTTTAGCAGCAAGTTTTAACTTGGGAGATTACATCCCTCCAATTGCACCACTTGACCTACAGGGTCTTACAAAGCGCATGAAGGCCGTAGGCAAGGTTTTTGATGAGTTCTTTGAGAAGAGTATTGTTGGTTAA